In Candidatus Bathyarchaeota archaeon, one genomic interval encodes:
- the ligD gene encoding non-homologous end-joining DNA ligase produces MENTEEYRQLTKVHLKNLEKIFYPKVPLSKGQVIEYYIKMAPKILPVIADRPLVLTRYPDGVDGNTMAFFEKNAPEGTPSWVKRHTIYSPTSKRDVHYIVCNDLDTLIWLANLAALEIHMPFSTTHSLSKPDLLFFDIDPEPPANLSDAAEVALQLREKLLDLGLTPFVKTSGKKGLHVVIPIEPEHSFEAARGFVHKIGIALANENDLVVSEFKDTKKPGKVFADYLQNSPMRTMVIPYSLRPTPNATVSSPLDWSEVKAGIDPADFTVESVSKRAGDPWRGIFKKRCHLTL; encoded by the coding sequence ATGGAGAATACTGAAGAATATCGGCAGCTCACCAAGGTTCACCTCAAGAACCTCGAAAAAATCTTTTACCCAAAGGTTCCCCTCAGCAAAGGTCAAGTCATCGAGTACTACATCAAGATGGCCCCCAAAATCCTCCCCGTCATCGCCGATCGCCCACTGGTTTTAACCCGCTACCCCGACGGCGTAGACGGCAACACCATGGCGTTCTTTGAAAAAAACGCTCCGGAGGGCACCCCCAGCTGGGTGAAGCGCCACACCATCTATTCCCCCACCTCCAAACGCGATGTCCACTACATCGTATGCAACGACCTTGACACGCTGATTTGGCTGGCTAACCTGGCGGCGCTGGAAATCCACATGCCCTTCTCAACCACCCACAGCCTCAGCAAACCCGACCTGCTCTTCTTCGACATCGACCCCGAGCCGCCCGCTAACCTAAGCGACGCCGCCGAAGTTGCGCTTCAACTCAGAGAGAAGCTTCTTGATTTAGGTCTCACCCCGTTTGTGAAGACATCGGGCAAGAAGGGCTTGCATGTGGTTATCCCCATAGAGCCCGAGCATAGCTTTGAAGCGGCAAGAGGGTTTGTCCATAAAATCGGCATCGCATTGGCCAACGAAAACGATTTGGTGGTTTCCGAGTTTAAGGACACCAAGAAACCCGGCAAAGTCTTCGCGGATTACCTGCAGAACTCACCTATGCGTACGATGGTGATTCCCTACAGCCTCCGCCCCACTCCGAACGCTACGGTTTCATCGCCGCTTGATTGGAGCGAGGTCAAAGCAGGAATCGACCCTGCTGACTTTACGGTTGAGTCTGTTTCTAAGCGGGCCGGCGACCCCTGGAGGGGCATTTTCAAGAAAAGATGCCACCTCACCTTGTAG